The sequence CTCTAGGATTTGATTATTTATACATATAGTAGATATGATACTACTAAGATCAATAGATTGGGGGTGAGGACCCACCTCCCTTATAAGTAATAATAGGGACTTAGACAAGGGAATGTAGGTGTTAGCATAGGTGTCAACTAGTAGTGTGGTGTTGTGGGATAGTtctcaaaaatttattttaataaaagggAAGAAGGAAAGATAGTGTCTATACATTGATATATAACACTAGAAAATAAGTTcaaaaaatacatagaaaatatggcAACATAAGGCATAGATTAAAGAGAAGGCTGTGATAAAATAAGAAGTCCAAATACACAAATGGTACACAATTCATAGTAATGATGCAACTCAAAGATGTGTTATGAAATTTCAATTGGGCCCATAAAAAGGAAATCCTAGATTGATTATCACTGATGAGAAAAATTAATAAACAAGGGTAATCATGAAGTTATTAATTTTTACAATTTCTAAGCATGTCCTAAAAGCATTCATGCACATAGAGAAGTTATTTGTCATTTGGAGCTTATATCTTGATTTTGTTAAAGTAATTTAATCAAGAATTTTGATAATCTTTCAATTTTAaactataaatataaaaaattgattAATTTCACTTGATTGAATTGGGATTTAGTCAGAAATCACACCTACATTGTTAGAATCAAATGAAACACATTTGAACCACTCAGTATCTTTTAGGTTTAGAGTTTATCATTTAGAAAGATTGAGGTTCAATGTTTATTGTTTAAAGTTTAGGGTTCATGTATGCTTTGATCATATTTCTAATATTCTCTCATATAAATGTTCTACAACAATAATATTCAATGATCATTGACAActtcaaataaatgaatgaattcttgaatttcaaaattgaaatGTTAAAAATACAATCATAAAAATAACTTCAATCACTTTGACACTTAAGACTTTGACTCACACTACCCAATACAAGACATAAAGAGTAGAACTTTATCCTTAATAGAGTCTGGTTAAATAATATCACAAGCCAACTTACATCAGAATATACCATTTCTACGCTTATTATTACATTTATGATAATATAATAAAAGCTAACCCAAAGCATAAAGGAAATGGCCATTTTGTATGCAACAGTCAGTAATTCATGTTTATTATCCAACATACACTGAGGGAACGAACTTGGCCGAAAAGGAAGCCGAGGGTAGTTAATTATCTAACCTTACTTAAAGCGGAAACAGTACAAACGTCACGGTACATATATCATGGCACCTGTTGTTTCCATTGGAGAAGTATCAGAAAAACGCAGACGCAAGCGTCCGATTGATTCAGGATAAGAGATAAGCTGTGGGCAATTAATCAACTGAAGCTCCATCAAGTTGTGCATATACTTAAGAGGAGGAGGTATGTTTGTCAACAAGGGACTCCCAATTTGCAATTGCTGCAACCCTATCAAATGGTGAAAATTCTCCGGGAGTTCATCAATGTTGGTACCAAGCAGATTGAGCCTCTTCAATAACCTTTGCAATGTTGTTTGATATGGCAACTTGTGCAACTTCTTGCAGTTTTCGAAGTTGAGCTCCTCAATCGTCCTAATTTCGCCAAATATATTCTCTTGAATTATCAGGTTCCTACAGTTTCGCACGTCAAGTGTTTTCATTTGTATCAGCTGACTAAAGGATGGAGGCAGCGAAGATAACTGTTGGCAACCAGAAAGGTCTAAGTGCTGCAGATTTGTCAATTCCCCAAAAAGACTTGGCAAGGATGTCAGACCTTTACAACCCTTTAGTTCCAAGTATCTCAAACTTTTCAGTTTGCAAACCTCATTTGGCAAACTTTTCAGACCAAGACTGCCATCCAATGTCATCTTCTCCAAAAGCTTGAGTGATTCTATCCTTGGAGTCATTGTTGCGAAACGGGTGCACTTTTTAATATTCAACTCCCTCAGCTGCGCCGGAAGCTGCCATTTGAAGGAAGTATTATTGTTGTGTTAGTTCATAATACAACGATAAAAATCTCGTTTGTTGTTAGTGTTCTACCACTTAACTATTGATTCTTATAGAACCAGCCCGTCTTTTATGTTTCGACCACTTAACTATTGAGCCCTATAGAACAGCCCATTTTAATTTGCATGCAACAACAATTGTCATGTACAATACAGTTTTAACATAAGATTGTACCTGAAAAGTAGGATTAGGATCCCACAGCATTTTGAGATTTCCTTTGACGAGTTCTAGCACTCGTAAGTTCTTCATCTCAACCAGAGGAAGGCTTTGTTTGGGGCAGTTTTTCCATCGAAACCATATCAAATCCTTTAATTTCTCACTCGTTTTAGCATTAGGAAGATCACCATTTACATCAAGGATTTCCAATTTTAATCTTTCCCTTCCGTTGCGCCCATGGTAACTCGTGCTTGTGGCTACCCTACATTTTGTGCGCTCCTGTAAGCACAAATGTAATTAAATCTTGAATGTTGTAAGGCAAATAAAATGTATATCTTTCCATATTTCTTAGTAATTCATGGTGTTCTGAATTTTGTCATCGAGTTTAGACTCTTTATAGGATGTTATTGCTAAATGTTAGTTTTGGGAATGAGATCCTCCTATATGACTGAAGAATTGAAAACAATCTCAAAATAAAGGTAATAgaaatataattacaaaacaagaataAACAATCTATTATAGAGCCAATTTACAGAAATCTACAAAACTGTTTCTAAAAACAGCGTTCactccttttattattttataaaaatgaCACAATTAAAAAGAAAACATAGCAGCTTATATAAAAGCCATACTTAATACAATATTGACAACATTACATTAAAACAGAAACTAACTAATAACAACTGATTTCAGTCCACAATTGAAATTGACTAAAACATTCACTATAGACTGTTGTATGAAAATAGAATCTTGCAATAGCAACTTGGCTACGATCCAATTCATAAtttcaatcaaaaacatttatcttcaaattaaaaataaataaataaattaaataaagagtAATACCGGCAAGGGCAGTAGATTTCCAAAATAGTTTGCAGCATCATTTGGACGCCAGAGGCGATTGGAAAGATGGGGAGTGTTGTAAAGCTGCTGATCTGCAATATGTTGTCCCAAATTACAAAGATAGTGATGCATCTTTAGCCGATTCTTGGCATCCGTTTCAACAAGCGACAGGTACTCCAGCTTTTGGAGGGCACGCACAAATCTCCATCCTGATCCAGCCCATATGCGTATGGCAGAATTCCTGTCTTTTCCAACGAATAAACAGGCAATGTCTAGAAAtatctgcttctcttcttctccaaGAGTACCGTAGCAGGCATGAACAATGTCAGGTATCTGGGAGATCATTTCCAGTTGATTTTCCCAGTATTCCCTATTGTTGTTCCCATATAAATGGAGGTGCTCACCCATGACCTTGATAAATAATGGTAAGCCACCACACTTATTCAAAGCACTTTCGACCAAACCCTCAAAACCAGACATTATTTCAGATTTGTGGAAGACATGCGTAGTGAAGAGCGTTCTAGCATCATCCCTACTGAGGGGTTTCATTTCGTACTGTAAGGAAATTCTTGAAAGACTGAGGATGGCCTTATCCCGCGATGTGACTATAACGCAGCTTCCTGAGCCCAAAGCACAATCCTTTAACAGAAGAGCATCTAACTGCTCTCGATGATCAACGTCATCGATTACAATGAGAAATCTCAGTGATCTCTCATGACATAACCGATGTATACGATCTGCAAGAATATCTCTGCCTTCACTTACATTGTTGATTTCCACTGAACGGTCATTTGTGAGGTCCTTCAAGAGCTGCTTCTGAAGACTTTGTAAGCCATTTCGTTCACAAGCTTTTCTTACGCCAAAGAGCAAACTGGATCTGTCAAATAAAACCCGCCGACGATAATAGAACTCTTCCGCCAAAGTTGTTTTCCCGGATCCCGCTGTTCCAACAATTCCCACAACCTGAAAAGCAGATTGATCACTCTGGTTGCTACAATTCGACAGGAAGAACTTGAAATCCTCGATTGCGTCGTCCAGCCCCACTAAACCCTTATCAGTAATGTTCAGGCGCTCCATCCGAACATATTCCATAGCATTAACTACAATAGTTTCCACAAGCTTTCCCTGGTTCCTAATTTCTCCATTTAAAACAAAAAACATTTTATCAGAATCTCAAGCACGAGACAATTTTCCAAGGGTTAAGGTTATCTATCGATTTATTTTCTCTAGCTTTATTAAATATAGATACACATAATAGCTTACCCGTTGAAACTCTTTGAATCAAGCTCCAGCCCTGAAATATTGCATGCCTGTGTAAGGGCTTCTCTCCACTGGAGAACTGTGCGACGATCGTATGTGATTTCGTTAGCATCTGCTTTATTTTCTAATTCCTTCAAATCCTTTGCATAAACTCCCTTACCACTTTGCTGCCTCTTAAGATCTTGAGGACGAACATGGTAAAAGACGGGAATAATTTTACGATCACATTCAATCATCAGGCGGAGTTCTTCCAAGCACCAAGGCGATTCGGCA is a genomic window of Cryptomeria japonica chromosome 7, Sugi_1.0, whole genome shotgun sequence containing:
- the LOC131856517 gene encoding disease resistance protein Roq1-like — protein: MEETSSSEMYTRPRLDASIRPYHVFINHRGPDVKDTFASTIDFSLRDKGLNVFFDKTEFQSGQRLLPTITEAIRSSSVYIAIFSPRYAESPWCLEELRLMIECDRKIIPVFYHVRPQDLKRQQSGKGVYAKDLKELENKADANEITYDRRTVLQWREALTQACNISGLELDSKSFNGNQGKLVETIVVNAMEYVRMERLNITDKGLVGLDDAIEDFKFFLSNCSNQSDQSAFQVVGIVGTAGSGKTTLAEEFYYRRRVLFDRSSLLFGVRKACERNGLQSLQKQLLKDLTNDRSVEINNVSEGRDILADRIHRLCHERSLRFLIVIDDVDHREQLDALLLKDCALGSGSCVIVTSRDKAILSLSRISLQYEMKPLSRDDARTLFTTHVFHKSEIMSGFEGLVESALNKCGGLPLFIKVMGEHLHLYGNNNREYWENQLEMISQIPDIVHACYGTLGEEEKQIFLDIACLFVGKDRNSAIRIWAGSGWRFVRALQKLEYLSLVETDAKNRLKMHHYLCNLGQHIADQQLYNTPHLSNRLWRPNDAANYFGNLLPLPERTKCRVATSTSYHGRNGRERLKLEILDVNGDLPNAKTSEKLKDLIWFRWKNCPKQSLPLVEMKNLRVLELVKGNLKMLWDPNPTFQLPAQLRELNIKKCTRFATMTPRIESLKLLEKMTLDGSLGLKSLPNEVCKLKSLRYLELKGCKGLTSLPSLFGELTNLQHLDLSGCQQLSSLPPSFSQLIQMKTLDVRNCRNLIIQENIFGEIRTIEELNFENCKKLHKLPYQTTLQRLLKRLNLLGTNIDELPENFHHLIGLQQLQIGSPLLTNIPPPLKYMHNLMELQLINCPQLISYPESIGRLRLRFSDTSPMETTGAMIYVP